The genome window CCTTCTTCTTCACAATCCTAGGTGGATGTAATCTAAACCCAATAGCTCCTCTATTTTATAGATATTAACATCACGGAGAGCTTCTTTCACTCCCGCAACTCTTCGGGCGCGCAAAGAAAACAAAATCCCGGAATACGGCAAATGTTTCACAGCTAATGCAAAATCTTTCTGAACTTCGATATGTTCGTGCTGTCGGTAAGCTGCCTCGATTTCTTCAACCAAAGATTGATATTTGTCCTTAACTTTTTGATACAACTCACTCCACTCAGGAAAATAAGCTAAAAACTCTTCTCCTTCATTAGTTAAAACAATTTCTATCAGGCGGCGGGTCGAAAACCCTTCGCGCAGATGGGAAATCGCGACATATTGCGGAGACTTTACTTTAACTCTGTTGAAGTTAGCATCGCAGATAATATACCCTTCCGAATCCATCGGGTCTAAATGTTGAGCCGCTTCGATAACTTCTTTCCAGCTAGTTAAAGGATAGGATGCGACCAATTCCCAGCCGTATTTATTAGCCGAAAGACTCGGGTCTGTTTCTAGCAGAGTTTGAGTGTTGCGAACCCCGTGCAGCACGATTTGATTTTTTTGTTGCTGGACAACTATTCTATTGTAAGGCGTCATCAACTCAAAGATAAAACATTTATCGGTTTCTTCCGGCAATTGATATCCCAATTCTTGCCAGACTTTCCAAAACAGTTCGGCAAAGCTGAACCCAAAACCGTTAACTTCGCCCGTGGCGTCGGGAGTGCCGCTAGATTGCACTCTCCATTCTTCCTTGTAAAAATACAGTACAGTCAGAGAACCGTCTAGTTTTTCATAAACTTTGGCATTTTTCCAATCAATTGCAGCGGCGTGAATTTCTCCGTAATTAAAAAATTTGTCGTAGGGATAAGAAACTATCTGCCAATCTTGAGATGAATCTAAAATAATGCCTCGGCACTGCTGGACTATTTTTTCGCCCAAGGGAGATTCTATCTGCGAGTATTTCAGACAGACTAGATCGGGTTCTTGGCGGTGGCGGGTAACTTTGATATGATAAGTTTCGGACAAGGTTTCCAATCCGTGCTGGCGTAAATAATCTTGCAGTTCCACGTTCTCTTCCTAAATTTGTCGCCTTTTCTATTTTATCGGGAACTGCCGATTTTAGTGAATGTGTAAAAAAAATTAAACTTGCTTTTTTTCTGACTGCCTATTGTGAGCTTTGTATTTTGGAGTATCGTTGTAAATAGGTGAAGGCGCTTCACCGAAAAACTGGACTGTTTCGGCAGCAAGGAAAAAAACAGTGAACAATAAATTATTACTTTTGGCGACTTCGGCGTGTGTATTGACTGCTTTAGTACCTGTATCGGGAGTTTTTGGTGCGTCGGAATTGTCGCAGCGACCGCCGGAAACCAAATCTGTTGCTGTAGCTGGTACGGCTGTTCCGGTAAGTCAAATTTTGCAAAAGTTAAAAGGCAAAACACAAGTACCAATTTTTATCCCCAGCCGGCTTCCTATTTCGCAGAAGCTTTACTATCAAAGCCAAGCAAAAACGGACAGCTATACTATTTCTATGGAGTATACAGCAGATTGCCGAGGTGCGGGAGCTTGCACTTTTGGGGAAATTCGAGGTCAGAAAGGCGGTGAGTTTTCTACTAAATTAGAAGGGGTAACTAAGACTTTAAAAAATGTTCAACTTGCGGGCGGAGTGCAAGGAGTTTTTCACAATGGTTGCGGGGCTTACTGCACAGCAAATATTGAGTGGAAAAGTCAGAATTTTATGTATACTGTAGCAATTAAGAATGGACGGGAATCTGATTTAATTTTAATAGCAAATTCTGCTATTTTAGCTCGGAAGCGTTAAGCTTTGTAGTCGGGTACGCAAAACTTCTATCGGTAGGGTGTGCACGGTGCACCTTACCGTTATTGTATGAGAGATTTGTATGGGAGATATTAACTCGCACTCGCCCCTTACAAGATGCTATATTTTTTTGCACTTACCTACTTCGGGGGAAATCAGGATGAGTGGAAGATGGCTATTTGCGGCGATTTTTGCTGGTGTGGTGACCGCTTTTACTATTCCCTACCCTACCCTACGGGAACCCCTACGGGGAACGGGAACCCCTGCGGGGAACGGGATAGCTTCGCTTCACGCACCTTTAAAACCAAACTCAGCGTTAGCAAGGACTGAACTCCCGATTACAGAAATCCGCTGGTTTAATTATTCCCCTGAAGATAGCTGGCAACCGATACAATTTATTGTGCCCGATCGCAACACTGCAAAATCTGCCGGCAGCCGCAAGTTGCGGTTGTACGATGTTCATATTGCCAAAATGTTTGAGATTTCTCATTTTCTGTGCGATCGCGATCGGGCTTCTGAGGGTTACAATTGGTCTTATCAAGCCGAAAATGGCAATATTGAGATGGGACGCTTCAAAATTAGCTGCAATCTCGCCCGTTCCACAGCCACAGCTTACGGGTTAGGGAAACCAGAAATTACAGTGATTCGCCGCAGCTTCAACCTGACCAACGGTCGCCCTTCTTTTGCGCTAGAAAAATACTCTATTCCCACTTTGAACATTGCTAAAAATAGAGTTGTGCAGTGGAGGAGTTTTGTGCAAAAGTTTCCCCCAATCCCCGATAATTCAGGTGCCAACCAAGCTAACAGTATTTTTCCTGCGAGTAACATCTTTCGGCAAATCAAAGGCAAAACGCGAGTGCCTGTTTTTCTTCCGAGTAGACTTCCTTTATCTGACATTCAGCAACTTGATTTTGACGTGCAAGCGGGGGCCCACGGTTACATTGTAGGAATGTATTTAGGCAAAGGATGCCGCGCGGTAGCCTGTTATTTCGGCACAATCGAAGCTAAAAGAAATGAACCGTTTTCGCCTCCTTCGCAATTGCCGCAGGATACTTACAGAAGCGTTGAATTGGCGGGCGGATTCAGGGGGATTTATTTCAATAATTGCGGTGCTTACTGCACTGCTTTTGTTGAGTGGCAAAGGCTGGGGGTGCTGTACCGAGTCACAAGGAAAAACGCACGGCAGCAAGAAGTTGTCCAGATAGCAAATTCTGCACTTCAAGCAGGGCAACGTTAAATTTGGGTGGGGAATGGAAAAGGTCGATCGACCTTTTTCGCATTAAATATCCCGTTGCTGTACACTTAAAAAGTACCTAAAAAACTAATGAGATGCCTGCGATTAGCGTTGAAGAAGCCAAGCAGAGTCTGCAAGCCATCTTGGAAAAGGTGGCCAAAGGAGAAGAAGTGACGATCGTACAGGAAGGCCAAGTAGTAGCTCGCGTAGTCCCGCCGCTATCCAAGGAGCAGCGGTTAGCTAGGCGTAAAGCATTCCGAAACTCCATTAATGTCAAGGGCGAGCCGATGAGTGCAACAGTCATTAGGCTAAGGGAGGAAGCACGGTATTGATTTATATAGATAGCTAGTAAAAGTATAGTCATCTATAGACATGAGAGGCTTCCAGTCCCTCTCCCTTCGCTTTTACTTTGAGCGGATTAACCCGCCTCGGCTGAACTACGCAGCTCCCTATCCCATCGCTGAAAGCATTTGGGATTGCTTTTCTGATGATGTTAAAAGATCCGTTAACATCAGAATTAATTAGTTGGTCAGTGGACGTTTTATACAAGCCACGTTTAATTCTTCTTCCAGTAAAGACAGGCTCTTTTTCTGTTTTTCCGTAAACAGGAATTGGGTCTAATCCCAGAAAATTTGCTCTGGATGTGTACGATTCCTCTTGGACGATCACCTTAATACCAGCTAAAAAAGCTTTGTATTCTAACATCTCAATTAATCGAGCATGAGGAATACTGACAAAATTTTGATTCGTCTGTTTACCTAAGTTAATCTCTGTTTTCCACTGTTCGTTTTTACCGACAACTAATGTCCCAATTTGCTGCGCCACCAAAAAATCGACAATTATGCGACTTGCCTGGTGCAAATAGTTGGCGATTTTTTGATTGCGACAGCGGGTTAGTCGTTGAATTCGTGGCGAGGTTTTACAATTCCCTTTTAATT of Oscillatoria nigro-viridis PCC 7112 contains these proteins:
- a CDS encoding T4 RnlA family RNA ligase, which encodes MELQDYLRQHGLETLSETYHIKVTRHRQEPDLVCLKYSQIESPLGEKIVQQCRGIILDSSQDWQIVSYPYDKFFNYGEIHAAAIDWKNAKVYEKLDGSLTVLYFYKEEWRVQSSGTPDATGEVNGFGFSFAELFWKVWQELGYQLPEETDKCFIFELMTPYNRIVVQQQKNQIVLHGVRNTQTLLETDPSLSANKYGWELVASYPLTSWKEVIEAAQHLDPMDSEGYIICDANFNRVKVKSPQYVAISHLREGFSTRRLIEIVLTNEGEEFLAYFPEWSELYQKVKDKYQSLVEEIEAAYRQHEHIEVQKDFALAVKHLPYSGILFSLRARRVAGVKEALRDVNIYKIEELLGLDYIHLGL
- a CDS encoding type II toxin-antitoxin system Phd/YefM family antitoxin → MPAISVEEAKQSLQAILEKVAKGEEVTIVQEGQVVARVVPPLSKEQRLARRKAFRNSINVKGEPMSATVIRLREEARY